The following are encoded together in the Lathyrus oleraceus cultivar Zhongwan6 chromosome 3, CAAS_Psat_ZW6_1.0, whole genome shotgun sequence genome:
- the LOC127131273 gene encoding uncharacterized protein LOC127131273, translating to MMKVVWDTLVWCHDGDASVKKVKFQSLRKQYENLSRKNNEKVPDYNSREILITNEMKLCEETLSGESIIENVLRSLNPQFDYIVVAIEHYKDLSTMRVEELQSSPEAQALRLTERTSKREVEQTLRASFVKKDQKLSFSEAKKIHDCWSNKERKSEKENITRSSDDEHVLLMDSDSDSASLEDWWYMDTGSSNHLTGNKKWLVDFESMKRTKIRCVDDKYLNAEGVGNVIVILNNGKFALIHKFAL from the exons ATGATGAAAGTTGTGTGGGACACACTGGTGTGGTGCCACGAcggtgatgcatcagtgaagaaggtgaagttCCAGTCTCTACGTAAGCAGTATGAAAATCTCAGCAGGAAGAACAATGAAAAGGTACCTGACTACAACTCCAGAGagattctgatcacaaatgagatgaagttGTGTGAAGAAACTCTCTCTGGAGAAAGTATCATTGAGAATGTACTTAGATCTCTTAATCCTCAGTTTGATTATATcgttgtagcaattgaacattaTAAGGATCTAAGCACCATGAGAGTAGAAGAGCTGCAAAGCAGTCCAGAGGCGCAAGCGTTGCGTCTGACTGAAAGAACCTCTAAGAGAGAGGTAGAGCAGACTCTGAGAGCTTCTTTTGTCAAGAAAGACCAAAAGTTATCTTTTTCAGAAGCCAAGAAAATACATG attgttggtcaaacaaggagaggAAATCAGAAAAAGAGAATATAACCAGAAGTTCTGATGATGAACATGTGCTATTAAtggattctgattctgatagtgcGTCTCTAGAAGAttggtggtatatggacactggttcTTCAAACCATCTtactggaaataagaaatggctggttgattTTGAATCTATGAAGAGGACCaagatcagatgtgttgatgataagtATTTGAATGCTGAAGGAGTGGGAAATGTTATAGTGATTCTAAATAATGGAAAATTTGCGTTAATTCATAAATTTGCGTTATAG
- the LOC127127657 gene encoding uncharacterized protein LOC127127657, which translates to MPCLNLSTNVSFDGVDVSSILSQLNSTLANILNYPQSWVTVSLEGSIPMCFGNTEEPAAYGEFVAIGILNPELNKKLCAEIALVLQTKLSVPKSRFFLKFNDIEGYNCGLHGGLMVVESK; encoded by the exons ATGCCTTGTCTCAACCTTTCAACAAACGTTAGCTTTGATGGTGTTGATGTGTCTTCCATACTTTCTCAACTCAACTCAACTCTCGCCAACATCTTGAATTACCCTCAATCT TGGGTGACAGTTTCATTAGAAGGATCAATACCCATGTGTTTTGGAAACACAGAGGAGCCAGCTGCTTATGGTGAATTTGTGGCCATTGGTATTCTCAATCCAGAGTTGAACAAGAAACTCTGTGCTGAAATTGCCTTAGTTCTTCAGACCAAGTTGTCAGTTCCCAAGTCAAGATTCTTCTTAAAATTCAATGATATTGAG GGTTATAATTGTGGCTTGCATGGCGGTCTCATGGTGGTAGAATCCAAATGA
- the LOC127127655 gene encoding uncharacterized protein LOC127127655 → MSSPITYPVIADDKDLDDAALWAMIDSASASHSSSKHKPLAIKHHHNRQSSSPITNPSPPPPPSKFPKYSRDSTDSGEVVQEPWRYGPPRKVARICDSSSCETSPLAIVQTAQKTPTAMVYSSPEIGKVNEASPRCFGRNHEEKDNGMRHSLSGMFPTVSLFKEYQNAAMAILEKSDYTLISGNPYIKKTGWRKISCYFNISYEIRDKNIEFDGDRNVQRAEFVIRAHMQGGRFSDGWGSCDRREKRFQKPNHDVPSTAETRAKNKACQDLLGIGEYRPGATSQLR, encoded by the exons ATGTCATCTCCGATAACATATCCAGTAATCGCCGACGACAAGGATCTCGACGATGCCGCATTATGGGCGATGATCGACTCCGCCTCAGCTTCACATTCTTCATCCAAGCACAAACCGCTCGCAATCAAGCACCACCACAACCGCCAATCATCTTCTCCAATCACGAACCCCTCACCACCGCCTCCACCGTCAAAGTTCCCGAAGTACTCGCGTGATTCCACCGATAGTGGCGAAGTTGTTCAAGAACCTTGGCGTTATGGACCTCCAAGGAAGGTCGCGAGAATCTGCGATTCGAGTTCCTGTGAAACGAGTCCTCTAGCTATAGTTCAAACTGCGCAGAAGACGCCCACGGCAATGGTTTATTCGTCACCCGAGATCGGAAAGGTTAATGAGGCATCGCCGCGGTGCTTTGGGAGGAATCATGAAGAGAAAGACAACGGTATGAGGCATAGCTTGTCTGGAATGTTTCCTACGGTTTCTTTGTTTAAGGAGTATCAAAATGCAGCTATGGCG ATTTTGGAGAAAAGTGATTACACTTTGATTTCGGGGAATCCTTACATTAAAAAGACAG GTTGGAGAAAGATTTCTTGTTACTTCAACATTTCTTATGAAATTAGAGACAAGAATATTGAGTTCGATGGGGATCGCAATGTTCAGCGAGCTGAGTTTGTCATTCGTGCACACATGCA GGGTGGCAGATTCTCAGATGGATGGGGCTCTTGTGATCGTCGTGAAAAGAGATTTCAGAAACCAAATCATGATGTACCAAGCACAGCAGAAACTAGAGCCAAAAATAAAGCTTGTCAA GACCTACTAGGAATTGGGGAATATCGACCGGGTGCAACTAGTCAGCTTCGGTGA
- the LOC127127656 gene encoding putative pentatricopeptide repeat-containing protein At1g26500 has product MMNHAHEVFGEMCERGILVDSLTLGYVVYGLLTKHRVREAYQVLEKIDVVDMSVYHGLIKGLLKLRRASEATQLFREMIKRGSEPNMHTYIMLLQGHLGRRGRKGSDPLVNFDTIFVGGLVKVGHSKEATKYVERVMNREMEVLRFDYNKFLHYFSNEEGAVMFEDVAKKLREVGLVDLGDILERYGQKMATRDRRRNRFPIIKDTNV; this is encoded by the coding sequence ATGATGAATCATGCTCATGAAGTGTTTGGTGAAATGTGCGAGAGAGGTATTCTAGTTGATAGTTTGACATTGGGATATGTTGTGTATGGGCTTCTAACAAAACATAGAGTTAGAGAGGCTTATCAAGTGTTAGAGAAGATTGATGTTGTGGATATGAGTGTTTATCATGGATTGATAAAAGGGCTTTTGAAGTTGAGAAGAGCAAGTGAAGCAACTCAATTGTTTAGGGAGATGATAAAGAGAGGTAGCGAACCGAATATGCATACCTATATAATGTTGTTGCAGGGTCATTTGGGGAGGAGAGGGAGGAAAGGGAGTGATCCTCTTGTCAATTTTGATACTATTTTTGTTGGTGGTTTGGTGAAAGTTGGACATTCAAAGGAAGCTACTAAGTATGTGGAGAGGGTGATGAATAGAGAGATGGAGGTGCTGAGGTTTGATTATAACAAATTTTTGCATTACTTTTCGAACGAGGAAGGTGCGGTAATGTTTGAGGATGTAGCGAAAAAGTTGAGGGAAGTAGGGTTGGTTGATTTGGGAGACATACTTGAGAGATATGGACAGAAGATGGCAACCAGAGATAGGAGGAGGAATAGATTTCCAATAATTAAGGATACTAATGTATGA